A genomic region of uncultured Paludibaculum sp. contains the following coding sequences:
- a CDS encoding AAA family ATPase — protein sequence MEDQNLIGIFEIAELAGVGPSAVANWRKRSPDFPRPVADLKSGPVFRRQEVRAWLKRRKKRMANIIATINLKGGVGKTTTTVALAEMLSSEFHQKVLVIDLDPQTNATVMLIGEDKWKDLNSKGLTLARLFQDAIEDQQLFDLKSTLQRNVSNVRDVRSVDLLPSSLDLIDVQDRLASMPSGRFYANNPVDLLRKATKAVIEEYDYVLIDCPPNLGIITLNGLRISQGYIIPAIPDILSTYGIPQIVKRVKDFATNVGENIEPLGIVISKYNSRVKLHENTTHRLRQQAKDAPVFDAIVPDSGHIAEAAEYTPIGTLRQKYGYAGQFDAYRALAAEFKKRVEA from the coding sequence ATGGAAGACCAGAATCTGATCGGGATCTTCGAAATTGCCGAGCTCGCCGGCGTGGGGCCCTCTGCCGTCGCGAATTGGCGCAAACGAAGCCCGGACTTCCCGCGTCCGGTCGCAGACCTCAAGTCCGGACCTGTGTTCCGGAGGCAGGAAGTTAGGGCATGGCTCAAGAGGAGAAAGAAACGAATGGCTAACATCATCGCGACAATCAACCTCAAAGGCGGTGTAGGCAAGACGACAACCACTGTGGCTCTGGCGGAGATGCTCTCGTCAGAGTTCCATCAAAAGGTCCTGGTGATCGACCTCGACCCCCAAACGAACGCGACGGTCATGCTGATCGGCGAGGACAAATGGAAGGACCTCAATTCCAAAGGCCTGACGCTCGCACGCCTCTTCCAGGACGCGATCGAGGATCAGCAGTTGTTCGACCTGAAGAGTACGTTGCAGCGCAACGTGTCCAACGTTCGGGACGTCCGGTCCGTTGATTTGCTCCCGTCAAGTCTGGATCTGATCGACGTTCAGGACCGCCTTGCATCGATGCCGTCCGGCCGATTCTACGCAAATAACCCCGTCGATCTGCTTAGGAAAGCGACCAAGGCTGTGATCGAGGAATACGACTACGTTCTGATCGACTGTCCGCCCAACCTCGGCATCATCACACTTAACGGGCTGCGGATCTCACAGGGCTACATCATCCCCGCAATTCCCGACATCCTCTCCACTTACGGCATTCCGCAGATCGTCAAAAGGGTGAAGGACTTCGCGACCAACGTCGGAGAAAATATCGAGCCGCTCGGTATCGTCATCTCAAAGTACAATTCACGAGTGAAACTCCACGAGAACACCACGCATCGGCTCAGGCAGCAGGCCAAGGATGCCCCTGTCTTTGATGCAATCGTTCCGGACAGCGGGCATATCGCTGAGGCTGCCGAATATACGCCGATCGGGACGCTGCGCCAAAAGTACGGCTACGCGGGGCAATTCGACGCATACCGGGCCTTGGCCGCCGAATTCAAGAAAAGGGTAGAAGCATGA
- a CDS encoding helix-turn-helix domain-containing protein — protein MKPNTQQRLLNEHEVADSCSISVLTLRKWRSQRRGPQFVKIGALVRYRPEDVDAWITAQKSAGAELPEVAR, from the coding sequence ATGAAGCCAAACACACAACAGCGACTCCTAAACGAACACGAGGTAGCAGACTCCTGCTCGATCAGTGTTCTGACGCTGCGGAAGTGGCGCAGCCAACGGCGCGGTCCGCAGTTCGTAAAGATCGGCGCCTTGGTCCGGTACCGCCCCGAGGATGTGGACGCCTGGATTACGGCGCAGAAGTCCGCGGGTGCTGAACTCCCGGAGGTGGCGCGATGA
- a CDS encoding DndE family protein — MPDRIYTSSTAEEVLNTLRYVTRFEYSVLARVALALSLSKHGRNAPESPDLTGKEIRWTSLFSDDEHTFSSVLTMVYGEKMSKEDELFARRVKHHIDGGCELLGQLFRSSGQDEIIFLQRLAAELPLTGGRATAGGVPILNIVLGMKELNNERVVIELNNTARHANSHLAIMGKPGVGKTQLLLKILADIRIQSRFQTNFIYFDYKGDVVVDDRFVEITRCTTYQLPHQQLPINPFILEDYAASSIMISAEEKAESFASIDSHIGTVQKGALSDAIRTAYDRRSAQALRYPDFREVLSIVRDRYAHDNKKDDSLIEILRRLSDFHLFWEHGSTQPLIDRISEQTFLVDLHQLPVLKELVVYLVIERLYKEMAALPDSDTKEGRRALRTILVIDEAHNYLAQKNPFLQKIIREGRSKGVVVFFASQSPNDYSQKFFDFKELLEFSFIFQCEGVSATAVQELLGCSTKTARELQVELARLRPFQVVSKSLTDDAEFTRFKAEAFFKAYQ, encoded by the coding sequence ATGCCGGACCGGATTTACACTTCGAGCACAGCGGAAGAGGTTCTGAACACGCTGCGCTACGTCACGCGTTTTGAGTATTCGGTGCTTGCCCGGGTCGCCCTGGCTCTGTCACTTAGCAAGCATGGCCGCAATGCTCCTGAATCGCCGGACCTTACGGGTAAGGAGATCCGCTGGACCAGCCTGTTCAGCGACGATGAGCACACCTTCTCCAGCGTCTTGACGATGGTCTACGGCGAGAAGATGTCCAAAGAGGATGAGCTTTTCGCTCGCCGGGTGAAGCACCACATTGATGGCGGCTGTGAGTTGCTGGGTCAACTTTTCCGCTCGTCGGGACAAGATGAGATCATCTTTCTACAGCGGCTGGCTGCCGAACTTCCGCTAACCGGGGGGCGCGCCACAGCGGGAGGCGTACCCATTCTCAATATTGTGTTGGGGATGAAGGAACTCAACAACGAACGTGTGGTCATTGAGCTGAACAACACGGCGCGCCATGCGAATTCCCATCTCGCCATCATGGGCAAGCCAGGGGTTGGGAAGACGCAACTGTTGCTCAAGATCCTGGCCGACATTCGTATTCAGTCGAGGTTCCAGACGAACTTTATCTACTTCGACTACAAAGGAGACGTTGTCGTCGACGATCGCTTTGTCGAGATCACCCGCTGCACGACCTATCAGCTGCCGCACCAGCAGCTGCCGATCAATCCATTCATTTTGGAAGATTACGCGGCAAGTTCCATCATGATCTCCGCGGAAGAGAAGGCTGAGAGCTTTGCGTCGATCGACTCGCACATCGGAACGGTCCAGAAGGGCGCCCTGAGTGACGCCATCAGGACCGCGTACGACCGGCGGTCCGCCCAAGCATTGCGCTATCCGGATTTCCGCGAAGTGCTCAGCATCGTCCGCGATCGCTATGCCCACGACAACAAGAAGGATGACAGCCTGATTGAGATTCTTCGCCGCCTGTCCGACTTCCACCTCTTTTGGGAGCACGGCTCCACCCAGCCCCTGATCGATCGCATCAGCGAACAGACTTTTTTGGTGGACCTGCACCAGCTGCCCGTGTTGAAGGAATTGGTGGTCTACCTTGTCATCGAACGCTTGTACAAGGAGATGGCGGCGCTTCCAGATAGCGATACCAAGGAGGGCCGTCGCGCGTTGCGAACGATTCTGGTTATCGACGAAGCCCACAACTACCTTGCGCAGAAGAACCCATTTCTGCAAAAGATCATCCGGGAAGGACGCTCGAAAGGCGTGGTCGTCTTCTTCGCGTCCCAATCGCCGAATGACTACTCACAGAAGTTCTTCGACTTCAAGGAGTTGCTGGAGTTCTCGTTCATCTTTCAGTGCGAGGGCGTGTCCGCGACAGCCGTGCAGGAACTCCTCGGCTGCTCGACGAAGACGGCCAGGGAGTTGCAGGTCGAACTTGCTCGTCTCCGACCGTTTCAGGTGGTGTCAAAGTCACTCACGGATGACGCAGAGTTCACCAGATTCAAGGCAGAAGCCTTCTTCAAGGCCTATCAGTAG
- a CDS encoding ISNCY family transposase, producing MMKLQEVLLKAMAKKITWWSAAEIIGVSDRTMRRWRERLEEHGYSGLADRRKGRPSDKRVPLAMAEEVLRLYQETYYDLNMRHFHEKLREQHGIQLSYTWVQKALQGAGLVAKRGRRAKHRRRREPRPLPGMLLHIDGSKHQWFSDERWYDLIVILDDATKEIYYAQLVEEESTRTVMAGLRHVIESKGLFCALYSDRGSHFFVTPKAGGKVDKGRLTQVGRAMKELGVQMIAAYSPQARGRSERSFGTWQGRLPQELRLAGITTAERANEFLAERYIGEFNEKFTVEAKETGTAFRKTTRADLNWVFTVQTERVVDRDNTVAIGDQSWQLEKSRFRHSLAKSTVTIHEHLDGTVSIRFGPHVVGRYTAEGARLRDTRQSRKEDCGKGGPEEAEENREAVSHGSHRPLEIPPSRDSHFPTAPTTTRKVRPKTRKPPSASRKGSSGAVN from the coding sequence ATGATGAAGCTACAAGAAGTGCTGCTGAAGGCCATGGCGAAGAAGATCACATGGTGGAGCGCGGCGGAGATCATCGGAGTGAGCGACCGAACGATGCGACGCTGGCGGGAGAGGCTGGAAGAGCACGGCTATTCGGGCTTGGCCGACCGGCGGAAAGGCAGGCCGAGTGACAAGAGGGTGCCCTTGGCGATGGCGGAGGAGGTGTTGCGGCTGTACCAGGAAACCTACTATGACCTGAACATGCGGCACTTTCACGAGAAGCTGCGCGAGCAACACGGCATCCAGCTGAGCTACACGTGGGTGCAGAAGGCGCTGCAGGGTGCGGGCTTGGTGGCCAAGCGGGGTAGGCGGGCCAAGCATCGGCGGAGACGGGAGCCTCGACCGCTGCCGGGGATGCTGCTGCACATCGACGGGAGCAAGCACCAGTGGTTCAGCGATGAGCGATGGTATGACCTGATCGTGATCCTGGATGATGCGACGAAGGAGATCTACTACGCACAGTTGGTGGAGGAGGAATCGACGCGGACGGTGATGGCGGGCCTGCGGCATGTGATTGAGTCGAAGGGTCTGTTCTGTGCGTTGTACAGCGACCGGGGCAGCCACTTTTTCGTGACGCCGAAAGCGGGCGGGAAGGTTGATAAGGGCCGTCTGACGCAGGTTGGGCGAGCGATGAAGGAGTTGGGCGTGCAGATGATCGCGGCCTACTCGCCACAAGCGCGAGGCCGGTCAGAGCGGAGCTTCGGGACCTGGCAGGGCCGACTGCCACAGGAGTTGCGGCTGGCGGGGATCACCACCGCGGAAAGGGCCAATGAGTTCTTGGCCGAACGTTACATTGGCGAGTTCAACGAGAAGTTCACGGTTGAGGCGAAGGAGACAGGGACGGCGTTTCGGAAGACGACGCGCGCCGATCTGAACTGGGTGTTCACGGTGCAGACTGAGCGCGTGGTAGATCGGGATAACACGGTGGCGATCGGCGACCAGAGCTGGCAACTGGAGAAGAGCCGTTTCCGCCACTCCCTGGCGAAGAGCACAGTGACCATTCACGAGCACCTGGATGGAACGGTGTCGATCCGATTTGGACCGCATGTGGTAGGCCGCTACACAGCCGAGGGCGCACGATTGCGGGACACTCGACAATCACGAAAGGAAGACTGTGGAAAAGGCGGGCCCGAGGAAGCCGAGGAAAACCGCGAGGCGGTTTCCCACGGCTCCCACCGTCCCTTGGAAATCCCGCCGAGCCGGGATTCCCACTTTCCCACCGCCCCGACGACGACGAGAAAGGTACGTCCGAAGACCCGGAAGCCGCCTTCGGCGAGCAGAAAAGGATCATCGGGTGCGGTCAACTGA